A section of the Sporanaerobacter acetigenes DSM 13106 genome encodes:
- a CDS encoding ATP-binding cassette domain-containing protein, translated as MAKGITISYVPQKFNYVNGNINEFVNEEQLDKTKFLTVLRKLGFSRNQFEISIENFSMGQKKKIFLAKSICEEAHLFIWDERLNYIDVISRIQIENMILEYSPTMILVEHDRRFIEKVATDIIELSK; from the coding sequence ATTGCAAAGGGAATTACTATTTCCTATGTTCCACAGAAATTCAATTATGTTAATGGAAATATAAATGAATTTGTTAATGAAGAGCAATTAGACAAAACAAAATTTTTGACTGTTTTGAGAAAGCTAGGTTTTTCAAGGAATCAGTTTGAAATTTCTATTGAGAATTTTAGTATGGGACAAAAGAAAAAGATATTCTTGGCTAAGTCCATATGTGAAGAAGCACATTTATTTATATGGGATGAACGGCTTAATTATATTGATGTAATCTCCAGAATTCAGATAGAGAATATGATTTTGGAATACTCACCAACAATGATTTTAGTAGAACATGACAGAAGATTTATTGAAAAAGTAGCCACTGATATTATAGAATTATCAAAATGA
- a CDS encoding GNAT family N-acetyltransferase codes for MEFKKEKRITGMLMVRDINEEPECYELQQFLIDIKYQNKGYGYKVLKLILDYLYVERRYDNVEVCVKKEDVKAIKLYKKVGFIDTGYIDPNVEDAYNLVFCFKDLDVKIQTNRESVKI; via the coding sequence TTGGAATTCAAAAAAGAAAAAAGGATTACAGGAATGCTGATGGTTCGTGATATAAATGAAGAACCTGAATGCTATGAACTTCAGCAATTTTTAATAGATATCAAGTATCAAAATAAAGGCTATGGGTATAAAGTCTTAAAATTAATTTTGGATTACCTTTATGTAGAGAGAAGGTATGATAATGTAGAAGTTTGTGTGAAAAAGGAGGATGTTAAAGCTATTAAACTTTATAAAAAAGTTGGTTTTATAGATACTGGATATATTGACCCAAATGTAGAGGATGCTTATAATTTAGTATTTTGTTTTAAGGATTTAGATGTTAAAATTCAGACAAATAGAGAATCTGTAAAGATATAG
- the guaB gene encoding IMP dehydrogenase produces the protein MEFVGEGLTFDDVLLLPCKSDVLPKEVKINTWLTNKIKLNIPLMSAGMDTVTEAKMAIAMAREGGIGIIHKNMTIEEQAMEVDKVKRSEHGIITDPFYLSPVHTVSDALELMERYHISGVPITDKDGKLVGIITNRDIRFETDTTKLIDDVMTKKNLVTAQTDISMDDALETMKKYKIEKLPLVDEDFMLRGLITIKDIEKSIKYPNAAKDGSGRLLAGAAVGVTADMMERVDALVKAKVDVIVVDTAHGHSEGVMEAVRTIKSKYPDLQLIAGNVATGEATLDLIKAGVDAVKVGIGPGSICTTRVVTGIGVPQITAIMNCAEVAKAYDIPIIADGGIKYSGDVTKAIAVGANVVMIGSLFAGTSESPGEEELYEGRRFKVYRGMGSLAAMAAGSKDRYFQEGSKKLVPEGVEGRVPYRGPLGDVAYQLIGGLRSGMGYVGAHNIKELQEKSRLVKITGAGLIENHPHDINITKEAPNYSRR, from the coding sequence ATGGAGTTTGTTGGCGAAGGACTTACTTTTGATGATGTACTTTTGTTACCTTGTAAATCTGATGTTTTACCCAAAGAAGTAAAAATAAATACATGGCTTACTAATAAAATAAAGCTTAACATACCACTTATGAGTGCGGGAATGGATACTGTTACAGAAGCGAAAATGGCTATTGCTATGGCCAGAGAAGGTGGAATAGGTATCATTCATAAGAATATGACTATAGAAGAGCAAGCTATGGAAGTTGACAAAGTTAAGAGATCTGAACATGGCATCATAACAGATCCATTTTATTTATCTCCAGTTCATACTGTTTCTGATGCTCTTGAACTTATGGAAAGATATCATATTTCTGGAGTACCTATAACGGACAAGGATGGAAAGCTTGTAGGAATTATAACTAACAGGGATATTAGATTTGAAACTGATACTACCAAATTAATAGATGATGTAATGACTAAGAAAAATTTAGTTACAGCTCAAACAGATATTTCAATGGATGATGCATTGGAAACTATGAAAAAATACAAAATTGAAAAATTGCCATTGGTTGATGAAGATTTTATGCTTAGAGGTCTTATCACAATAAAAGACATTGAGAAATCAATTAAATATCCGAATGCAGCTAAAGATGGTTCAGGAAGACTTCTTGCTGGAGCAGCAGTAGGAGTTACAGCAGATATGATGGAAAGAGTAGATGCGTTAGTTAAAGCAAAGGTAGATGTAATAGTAGTGGATACAGCTCATGGTCATTCAGAAGGAGTCATGGAGGCAGTGAGAACTATAAAATCTAAATATCCAGATCTTCAACTAATAGCAGGAAATGTAGCTACGGGAGAAGCAACATTGGATTTAATAAAAGCAGGAGTAGATGCAGTAAAGGTAGGTATAGGACCTGGCTCCATTTGTACTACTAGAGTAGTTACGGGTATAGGTGTTCCTCAAATAACTGCAATCATGAATTGTGCAGAAGTAGCTAAAGCTTATGACATTCCAATCATTGCAGATGGAGGAATAAAGTATTCTGGAGATGTAACTAAAGCTATTGCTGTTGGGGCTAATGTAGTCATGATAGGCTCCTTGTTTGCAGGTACCAGTGAAAGTCCTGGAGAAGAAGAACTTTATGAAGGAAGAAGATTTAAAGTATATAGAGGCATGGGTTCATTGGCAGCAATGGCAGCTGGTAGTAAGGATAGATACTTTCAAGAAGGTTCTAAAAAATTAGTTCCAGAAGGAGTAGAAGGAAGAGTTCCATACAGAGGACCATTGGGAGATGTAGCATATCAATTGATTGGTGGATTGAGATCAGGTATGGGATATGTAGGCGCTCACAATATAAAAGAATTGCAAGAAAAATCTAGACTTGTGAAGATAACAGGAGCGGGACTTATAGAAAACCATCCTCATGACATAAACATCACAAAAGAAGCACCAAATTATAGTAGAAGATAG
- the guaA gene encoding glutamine-hydrolyzing GMP synthase, giving the protein MDFGGQYSQLIGRRVREASVYCEIVPYNYPIEKIKEKNPEGIIFSGGPASVYGEDSPKCDSEVFNLGIPILGICYGSQLMAQVLDGKVSRATTREYGKTQVNVDNSSLLFSGMDNSITAWMSHTDFIEKAPEGFKVVGNTPICPVAAMESSDKKLYGVQFHPEVEHTKNGRDIIKNFLFKICNCNANWNMEDFINKTVAEIKEEIRDGKAICALSGGVDSSVAAVLVHEAIGDSLTCVFVDHGLLRKDEAKQVVKVFREEFHMNLIAVDARERFLNKLKGVEDPERKRKIIGEEFIRVFEEEQGKLEGIDYLVQGTIYPDVVESGVGKSSVIKSHHNVGGLPEDVNFKLVEPLRQLFKDEVREVGRKLGLSEEVVERQPFPGPGLAIRVLGEVNEDKLKIVREADYIFRDEIKKAGLDREIWQYFALLPNIRSVGVMGDERTYSYTVGLRAVTSIDGMTADWARIPLDVLEKISNRIVNEVEHVNRVVYDITSKPPATIEWE; this is encoded by the coding sequence ATGGATTTTGGTGGCCAGTATAGCCAACTCATAGGAAGAAGAGTTAGAGAGGCAAGTGTTTATTGCGAAATAGTTCCATATAATTATCCTATTGAAAAGATAAAAGAAAAAAATCCTGAAGGGATTATTTTCTCTGGTGGTCCAGCTAGTGTATATGGAGAGGATTCTCCTAAATGTGATAGTGAAGTATTCAATTTAGGAATTCCTATTTTGGGAATATGCTATGGTAGCCAGCTAATGGCTCAAGTATTGGACGGAAAAGTATCTAGAGCTACTACCAGAGAATACGGAAAGACACAAGTAAATGTAGACAATAGTAGCTTATTGTTCAGTGGAATGGATAATAGTATTACTGCTTGGATGAGCCATACAGATTTTATAGAAAAGGCTCCAGAAGGGTTCAAAGTAGTAGGAAATACTCCTATATGTCCCGTAGCAGCTATGGAAAGTTCAGATAAGAAGCTCTATGGAGTTCAATTTCATCCAGAAGTTGAGCATACGAAAAATGGGAGAGATATCATAAAAAACTTCTTATTTAAGATATGTAATTGCAATGCAAATTGGAATATGGAGGATTTTATCAATAAGACTGTTGCTGAAATCAAAGAAGAAATTAGAGATGGAAAAGCAATTTGTGCTCTTTCAGGTGGAGTAGATTCATCTGTAGCGGCAGTTCTTGTACATGAAGCTATAGGGGACAGTTTGACTTGTGTATTTGTAGATCATGGTTTACTTAGAAAAGATGAAGCAAAACAAGTAGTAAAAGTATTTAGAGAAGAATTTCATATGAATCTTATAGCAGTAGATGCAAGAGAAAGATTTTTAAACAAATTAAAAGGTGTAGAAGATCCTGAAAGAAAGAGAAAAATTATTGGAGAAGAATTTATAAGAGTATTTGAAGAAGAACAAGGAAAACTTGAAGGGATAGATTATCTAGTTCAAGGAACTATTTATCCAGATGTAGTGGAAAGTGGAGTAGGTAAATCTTCAGTTATAAAAAGTCATCACAATGTAGGTGGACTACCAGAAGATGTGAACTTTAAACTTGTAGAACCTTTAAGACAATTGTTTAAAGACGAAGTAAGAGAAGTAGGAAGAAAATTGGGACTTTCAGAAGAAGTAGTAGAAAGGCAACCATTCCCAGGCCCGGGTCTTGCTATAAGAGTATTGGGAGAAGTAAATGAAGATAAACTTAAAATTGTAAGAGAAGCAGATTATATTTTTAGAGATGAAATCAAAAAAGCAGGGCTAGACAGAGAAATCTGGCAATACTTTGCCCTACTACCTAATATAAGAAGTGTAGGAGTAATGGGAGACGAAAGAACCTATTCCTATACAGTAGGACTTAGAGCTGTAACAAGTATAGACGGAATGACAGCCGATTGGGCAAGAATTCCACTAGACGTACTAGAAAAGATTTCAAACAGAATAGTAAATGAAGTAGAACATGTAAACAGAGTAGTATACGATATAACAAGCAAACCACCTGCTACGATTGAGTGGGAGTAG
- the phnC gene encoding phosphonate ABC transporter ATP-binding protein, translated as MLKIEDLTVSYDGKTLAIDNINTEIKQGEFVGIIGSSGSGKSTLLKSINLLVKPLSGKVYIDDVDITKLNNSQLRNIRRQIGFVFQDYNLIEKSTVIDNVLIGRLGYKSSLKSFFGLFNDEDYESASNALKQVGLSKKMFERAEELSGGQKQRVAIAKTLCQEPKIILADEPVSSLDIATSQSIMDYFKVINDEKNITIMINLHDVNLAKKYCHRIIALKNGKILYDGEVGDLRDELLKELYSQE; from the coding sequence ATGCTTAAAATAGAAGATTTAACTGTTTCCTATGATGGCAAAACATTAGCAATAGATAATATAAATACAGAAATTAAACAAGGAGAATTTGTAGGTATAATAGGCTCTTCTGGTAGTGGGAAATCTACTTTGCTGAAGTCTATAAACTTATTAGTTAAACCTCTAAGTGGTAAGGTATACATAGATGATGTAGATATTACAAAGCTAAATAATTCTCAGCTTAGAAATATAAGAAGACAGATAGGATTTGTTTTTCAAGATTATAACTTAATTGAAAAGTCTACTGTCATAGACAATGTGTTAATTGGAAGGCTTGGATACAAGTCTTCCTTAAAGTCTTTTTTTGGATTGTTCAATGATGAAGACTATGAAAGTGCAAGCAATGCATTAAAACAAGTAGGTTTAAGTAAAAAGATGTTTGAAAGGGCAGAAGAGTTAAGTGGAGGACAAAAGCAAAGAGTAGCTATTGCGAAGACTCTTTGTCAGGAACCAAAGATTATTTTAGCAGATGAGCCAGTATCTAGCTTAGACATAGCTACTTCTCAAAGTATAATGGATTATTTTAAGGTTATTAATGATGAGAAAAATATTACTATAATGATTAATCTTCATGATGTAAATTTGGCAAAGAAGTACTGTCATAGGATTATAGCTCTTAAGAATGGTAAAATTCTCTATGATGGGGAAGTGGGTGATTTGAGAGATGAACTCCTTAAAGAATTATATAGCCAAGAATAA
- a CDS encoding NUDIX hydrolase: protein MEKHFTVSIFIVHKDKVLLHLHKKAKKILPLGGHIELNELPEEACIREAQEEAGLKINLYNPINNQLKNSCELVGEKLLINPMHTIFGEVNPEHYHIDFVFYATAKSFDTMPEDGESNLLKWYNKEDLKNACGIQHNILTMANEVLELLGER, encoded by the coding sequence ATGGAGAAACATTTTACAGTTTCCATATTTATAGTACATAAAGATAAAGTTTTATTACATTTACATAAAAAGGCTAAAAAGATACTTCCTTTAGGTGGACATATTGAATTGAATGAATTGCCAGAAGAGGCATGTATTCGTGAAGCACAAGAAGAAGCGGGTTTAAAAATAAATCTATACAATCCAATAAATAACCAACTCAAAAATTCATGCGAATTGGTAGGAGAGAAATTGTTAATAAATCCTATGCATACGATTTTCGGTGAAGTAAATCCAGAACATTATCATATAGACTTTGTCTTTTATGCTACTGCAAAATCTTTTGATACAATGCCAGAAGATGGGGAATCCAATTTACTCAAATGGTATAATAAAGAAGATTTGAAAAATGCATGTGGCATTCAGCATAATATTTTGACAATGGCTAATGAAGTGTTAGAGTTATTAGGTGAAAGATAG
- the phnE gene encoding phosphonate ABC transporter, permease protein PhnE: MNSLKNYIAKNKIYKSLYFLGAIAILIFLGFKVEFDFVKLHKGIPSMFNLFQRMLRPNISYGVEAFDKLIETIQIAIVSSILGVLVALPFSLLIADNIAPNRYASAILSGVFSFLRTIPSLIWAAILVSIFSVGKFSGIVALTIIAFLISLKLFREYIEGIKENQLNSIKSVGANSTQVLRYCVLPHILELSISVFFIVLETNIRGATILGLVGAGGIGQIMWRDLNHLRYDNLSTLILILFFTILIIDLLSLFVRKYLIKKAIRFKSIDNYKKFQVFKIFYIPILLIILFLFAFKSLNITYDRFILGLGQGKDVISRMIRIDPTCFPKLIEGILESFFIAVFATIVGGLFALVLSYLTAYNTSPSKGVSIFLKGVINILRTFPPIVTAIIFFRGVGPGPMAGAMALSIYTTGVLTKMYSEVLENEGKNIQDSITTTGATNLQSYRHGLLPHTFPTFIRLALYRLESNIRNSTILGVIGAGGIGTTLVMNITWRNWGKVGFLLLGISIMIIIIDKLSQMASNYYR; this comes from the coding sequence ATGAACTCCTTAAAGAATTATATAGCCAAGAATAAAATATATAAAAGCTTATATTTTTTAGGAGCAATTGCTATTTTGATTTTTCTTGGATTTAAGGTGGAATTTGATTTTGTAAAATTACATAAAGGTATACCTAGCATGTTCAATCTTTTCCAGAGAATGCTAAGGCCAAATATATCTTATGGGGTAGAAGCATTTGACAAACTAATTGAAACAATTCAAATTGCTATAGTATCATCTATTTTAGGTGTACTGGTAGCATTGCCTTTTTCTCTTTTAATTGCAGACAATATTGCTCCAAATAGGTATGCATCAGCCATATTAAGCGGAGTATTTTCTTTTCTTAGAACTATACCAAGTTTAATATGGGCAGCGATTTTAGTGAGTATATTTAGTGTAGGAAAATTTTCAGGAATAGTTGCCCTTACTATCATTGCATTTTTGATATCATTAAAATTATTTAGAGAATATATTGAAGGAATTAAAGAAAATCAATTAAATTCAATTAAATCAGTAGGTGCTAATTCTACACAAGTTTTAAGGTATTGTGTTTTACCTCATATATTGGAATTATCTATTTCTGTTTTTTTTATTGTACTTGAGACAAATATCCGCGGTGCAACTATTTTAGGATTAGTAGGTGCTGGAGGAATAGGCCAGATTATGTGGAGAGATTTAAATCATCTTAGATATGACAATTTATCCACATTGATATTGATTTTGTTTTTTACAATTTTGATTATAGATTTACTGAGTTTATTTGTTAGAAAATATCTTATAAAAAAAGCTATAAGATTTAAATCTATTGATAACTATAAAAAATTTCAGGTATTTAAGATTTTTTATATACCTATTTTATTGATAATACTATTTTTATTTGCTTTTAAATCTTTAAATATTACCTATGATAGATTTATATTAGGATTAGGACAGGGCAAAGATGTTATATCGAGAATGATAAGAATAGACCCCACTTGTTTTCCTAAGCTTATAGAGGGAATATTAGAAAGCTTCTTTATAGCTGTATTTGCCACAATAGTGGGGGGATTATTTGCTTTAGTTCTTTCATATCTAACTGCATACAATACCTCACCTAGCAAAGGAGTTTCTATATTTTTAAAGGGAGTTATAAATATTTTAAGGACATTTCCGCCAATTGTGACAGCAATAATATTTTTCAGGGGAGTAGGACCAGGCCCTATGGCTGGAGCTATGGCTCTTAGTATTTATACAACGGGTGTGCTTACCAAAATGTATAGTGAAGTACTGGAAAATGAGGGGAAAAACATACAAGATAGCATAACAACAACAGGAGCAACTAATTTGCAGTCTTATAGACATGGACTACTACCTCATACATTTCCAACATTTATTAGATTGGCATTATACAGATTAGAATCAAATATTAGAAATTCTACTATTCTAGGAGTAATAGGTGCTGGTGGAATAGGTACTACATTAGTTATGAATATAACGTGGAGAAATTGGGGAAAGGTAGGTTTTCTACTTCTTGGTATATCCATAATGATAATAATAATAGATAAATTAAGTCAAATGGCCTCCAACTATTATAGATGA
- a CDS encoding polysaccharide deacetylase family protein — protein MKGDLKIKKVFLSIIVLVACVVLAPKMAISQTGNNRHIPILMYHHIVEEGEKTDKIRVTKERFKGDMEYLIKKGYTTISFKELIKYKEGKGKLPKKPIIITFDDGYKDNYEYAYPILKENNMKAAIFVIGSRIGKTNFNNDPKYNYFSWDEAKEMYNSGLIEIQPHSYNLHYYKESKSHGNGVLKRKREDKSAYYARIKKDGIQVIQIIKDKLGSESYVYAYPYGKYNRVTEKILKELNIKVTLTTRNRYANISKDLYGLKRINVTSYKKLEDLLY, from the coding sequence GTGAAGGGGGACTTAAAAATAAAAAAGGTATTTTTATCTATTATTGTACTGGTGGCTTGTGTTGTATTAGCTCCTAAGATGGCAATAAGTCAAACAGGGAACAATAGGCATATTCCCATACTCATGTATCATCATATTGTGGAGGAAGGAGAAAAAACAGATAAAATTAGAGTGACCAAGGAAAGATTTAAAGGGGATATGGAGTATTTAATAAAAAAAGGGTATACGACTATATCCTTCAAAGAATTAATAAAATACAAGGAAGGCAAGGGAAAACTACCTAAAAAGCCTATTATAATAACTTTTGATGATGGTTATAAGGATAATTATGAATACGCTTATCCAATATTAAAAGAAAATAATATGAAAGCTGCTATATTTGTAATAGGCTCAAGGATTGGGAAAACAAATTTTAATAATGACCCAAAATACAATTATTTTTCTTGGGATGAAGCAAAAGAAATGTATAATAGCGGACTTATTGAAATACAGCCCCATTCTTACAATCTCCACTATTACAAAGAAAGTAAAAGCCATGGAAATGGAGTATTGAAAAGAAAAAGAGAAGACAAAAGTGCTTATTATGCTAGGATCAAAAAAGATGGAATACAAGTTATACAGATTATAAAGGATAAATTAGGCTCTGAGTCTTATGTTTATGCTTATCCCTATGGAAAATATAATAGAGTTACAGAAAAGATACTAAAAGAACTAAATATTAAAGTTACCCTTACCACAAGAAATAGATATGCAAATATATCAAAAGATTTATATGGTCTTAAGAGGATAAATGTAACATCCTATAAAAAACTAGAAGATTTATTATATTAA
- a CDS encoding PBECR4 domain-containing protein, whose amino-acid sequence MEVIKDKKEYLRIIVQAAALYKENLLNKNMLIIYEKQKKQYFYLDILFLKRQFLHLTGVETNNNISSKDFFEKCINRKLTVEDFGVEDTWTTTKKMNVIIPTMSIYKNAKMVGDFQSNSTCGKLYTEKIVGNERGCLGFKLDEKSNYMIPNTLLQEDIRDITTKSNKLMAIYMKDVKDPLYNHMCYLAKGIELEECCWNKEIEEKIADKENLIIDFKRAELV is encoded by the coding sequence ATGGAAGTAATAAAAGACAAGAAAGAATATTTACGAATTATAGTACAAGCTGCTGCATTATATAAAGAAAATTTGTTAAATAAAAACATGTTAATAATTTATGAGAAACAGAAAAAACAGTATTTTTATTTAGATATACTATTCTTAAAAAGACAATTTTTGCATTTAACAGGAGTTGAGACTAATAATAATATATCAAGTAAGGATTTCTTTGAGAAATGTATAAATAGAAAATTAACTGTGGAAGATTTTGGGGTTGAAGATACTTGGACAACCACTAAAAAAATGAATGTTATTATACCAACTATGAGTATTTATAAAAATGCTAAAATGGTGGGTGATTTTCAATCAAATAGTACTTGTGGTAAATTGTATACAGAAAAAATAGTAGGCAATGAACGAGGATGTTTGGGTTTTAAATTAGATGAAAAGAGCAATTATATGATTCCAAATACTCTCTTACAAGAAGATATAAGGGATATAACAACTAAAAGTAATAAATTAATGGCTATTTATATGAAAGATGTTAAGGACCCTCTATATAATCACATGTGTTATTTAGCTAAAGGTATTGAGTTAGAAGAATGTTGTTGGAATAAGGAGATAGAAGAAAAGATAGCAGATAAAGAAAATTTAATTATTGATTTTAAAAGAGCAGAATTAGTGTAG
- a CDS encoding alpha-hydroxy-acid oxidizing protein — MDLKEVQSVAREKMKGYCRVCPVCNGVACAGEVPGMGGSLTGSSFKINVEDLNKVKLKLKTIHDAKNPNLNFKFFDTNLDFPIITAPITGSVFNMGGALTEREYVDSAVNGSISSGTIAMIGDSADLTMYEEGINILKEVNGKGVPIIKPRENPSVIQNVKKAEKINPIAVGMDIDGAGLVTMALKGQPVGPKTIEELKEIVSSTNLPFILKGIMTPEEAKLAVEIGAKAIVVSNHGGRILDHTQSTARVLPEIKEAVDGQIMILVDGGIRSGVDVFKMLALGADGVLIGRPIVIGAFGGYKEGVSLVLNNMKNELYQAMILTGCKDLASIDRSKISVEW, encoded by the coding sequence ATGGATTTAAAAGAAGTTCAATCTGTAGCAAGAGAGAAAATGAAGGGCTATTGTAGAGTTTGCCCTGTTTGCAATGGAGTAGCCTGTGCTGGAGAAGTACCAGGAATGGGAGGTTCACTGACAGGATCTTCTTTCAAAATCAATGTAGAAGATTTAAATAAAGTTAAATTGAAATTAAAAACTATCCACGATGCCAAAAATCCAAATTTGAATTTTAAATTTTTTGATACAAATTTAGACTTTCCCATCATAACTGCACCTATAACTGGTAGTGTCTTCAATATGGGAGGAGCTCTAACTGAAAGAGAATATGTAGATAGTGCAGTAAATGGCAGCATCTCTTCAGGAACTATTGCTATGATTGGTGATTCAGCAGATTTAACTATGTATGAAGAAGGAATTAATATATTGAAAGAAGTTAATGGCAAAGGTGTTCCTATTATTAAACCAAGAGAAAATCCCTCAGTCATTCAAAATGTAAAAAAGGCTGAAAAAATAAATCCAATAGCTGTAGGAATGGATATTGATGGAGCAGGTTTAGTGACCATGGCTCTTAAAGGACAACCTGTTGGGCCAAAAACTATTGAAGAATTAAAAGAAATAGTTTCTTCAACCAATTTGCCTTTCATTCTAAAAGGAATCATGACTCCTGAAGAAGCTAAATTGGCTGTAGAAATTGGAGCAAAGGCTATAGTAGTTTCAAATCATGGTGGCAGAATACTTGATCATACTCAGTCTACTGCAAGAGTACTTCCTGAAATAAAAGAAGCTGTAGATGGACAAATAATGATACTTGTAGATGGAGGAATACGTTCTGGAGTTGATGTATTTAAGATGTTGGCTTTAGGAGCAGATGGAGTATTGATAGGTAGACCTATAGTCATTGGAGCTTTTGGAGGATATAAAGAAGGGGTTTCACTTGTTCTTAACAATATGAAAAACGAATTATATCAAGCTATGATACTCACAGGCTGTAAAGATTTAGCTTCTATTGACCGTTCAAAGATTTCAGTAGAATGGTAA
- a CDS encoding phosphate/phosphite/phosphonate ABC transporter substrate-binding protein, whose product MKRAIALLLIVVLAISIVGCTSKKEEVIRMGFVPMKDGDSLIESVEPLTEMLSKELGVKVEGFTATNYVGVVEGLGSGQVDFGFIPPFAYVLANEESNAEVILTALNKSGEAKYRSQFLVRKDSDITSFSDIKGKKVAFVDPSSTSGYLFPGAHLIKEGINIEKDIEYVYAGGHDKALQLLLNGDVDVATTFVDARDRYKEDFPEAMEKTEVLGYTDYIPNISVTVKGDMEEELKDKIKVALLNIAKTEEGSELLKTLFNMYGFEEATDSDYDIIRTTAKTMNIDLKEAE is encoded by the coding sequence ATGAAAAGAGCAATTGCTTTATTATTAATAGTAGTTTTAGCTATTTCAATTGTTGGTTGTACATCTAAGAAAGAGGAAGTCATTAGAATGGGATTTGTTCCTATGAAAGATGGAGATTCATTAATAGAATCTGTAGAACCATTGACAGAAATGTTATCTAAGGAACTAGGTGTTAAAGTAGAAGGATTTACTGCTACAAATTATGTAGGAGTAGTAGAAGGATTAGGCTCAGGTCAAGTTGATTTTGGTTTTATTCCACCATTTGCTTATGTATTAGCAAATGAGGAAAGCAATGCAGAAGTTATATTAACAGCATTAAACAAATCAGGAGAGGCAAAATATCGTTCACAATTTCTAGTAAGAAAGGATAGCGATATAACCAGTTTTTCAGATATAAAGGGTAAAAAAGTAGCTTTTGTAGACCCATCTTCAACATCTGGATATTTATTTCCAGGAGCACATTTGATAAAAGAAGGAATAAATATAGAAAAAGATATAGAATATGTATATGCTGGAGGACATGACAAGGCATTGCAATTGCTATTAAATGGTGACGTAGATGTGGCAACTACTTTTGTAGATGCAAGAGACAGATATAAGGAAGATTTTCCGGAAGCTATGGAAAAAACTGAAGTATTAGGCTACACTGATTATATCCCAAATATATCTGTAACTGTTAAAGGAGACATGGAAGAAGAGCTTAAAGACAAGATAAAAGTTGCATTATTAAACATTGCAAAAACTGAAGAAGGTTCAGAACTTTTAAAGACTTTATTCAATATGTATGGATTTGAAGAGGCAACAGATTCAGATTACGATATCATAAGAACTACAGCAAAGACGATGAATATTGACTTAAAAGAAGCCGAATAG
- a CDS encoding GNAT family N-acetyltransferase produces the protein MNTTDYIFDPDNPWICQEFILYRKDFDKKINEFILNENVFDIGLIKDYCILLDNAFSFQVPFNNLDDTIEYMHDLSAKRYFIDSFKSFWKENELVGFYWLNGNIVDKLVVKPNYQRLGYGTYLLTHAFKSIFSNNDYEYASLLCMLQNKNGLAFYRKYGLVDGIVE, from the coding sequence ATGAATACAACAGATTATATATTTGATCCAGATAATCCTTGGATTTGTCAAGAGTTTATTCTTTATAGAAAAGACTTTGATAAAAAAATAAATGAATTTATATTAAATGAAAATGTATTTGATATAGGTTTAATCAAGGACTATTGCATACTATTGGATAATGCTTTTAGTTTTCAAGTTCCATTTAATAATTTGGATGACACTATAGAATATATGCATGATTTAAGTGCAAAACGTTACTTTATTGATTCCTTCAAATCTTTTTGGAAAGAAAACGAACTTGTAGGGTTTTATTGGCTTAACGGAAATATTGTAGATAAACTAGTAGTTAAACCTAATTATCAGCGATTAGGATATGGTACATACTTATTAACCCATGCTTTTAAAAGTATTTTTTCAAATAATGACTACGAATATGCATCTCTATTGTGCATGCTACAAAATAAAAATGGGTTGGCATTTTATCGAAAATACGGATTAGTAGACGGTATAGTGGAATAG